A single genomic interval of Helianthus annuus cultivar XRQ/B chromosome 6, HanXRQr2.0-SUNRISE, whole genome shotgun sequence harbors:
- the LOC110865252 gene encoding probable aldo-keto reductase 4: MASRVPRRQLGSQGLEVSALGLGCMGMSDLYGAPKPEPDMIKLIHHAINAGVTLLDTSDVYGPKTNEILLGKALKGGMRDKVQLATKFGIKLDGSWEVQGDPAYVRAACEASLKRLEVDCIDLYYQHRIDTSVPIEITMGELKKLVEEGKIKYVGLSEASASTIRRAHAVHPITAVQLEWSLQSRDVEEEIIPTCRELGIGIVAYSPLGRGFFSHGPNMLEKLEESDARKYLPRLQPENLEHNKIMYERINELATKKGCTTSQLALAWVLHQGNDVVPIPGTTKIQNFEHNIGALSVKLTPEDMAELESIASPDSIKGDRYGAGFKTYKDSETLLLSAWKA; the protein is encoded by the exons atGGCAAGCAGAGTACCAAGAAGGCAATTGGGTTCACAGGGTTTAGAGGTCTCAGCTCTGGGTTTAGGATGCATGGGCATGTCCGATCTGTACGGTGCTCCCAAACCTGAACCTGACATGATCAAGCTCATCCACCACGCCATCAACGCCGGTGTCACCCTCCTCGACACCTCCGATGTCTACGGCCCCAAAACCAACGAGATCCTTCTCGGCAAGGCTTTGAAAGGGGGGATGAGGGACAAAGTGCAGCTGGCTACCAAATTTGGGATCAAGCTCGATGGTTCCTGGGAGGTCCAAGGCGATCCCGCCTATGTCAGGGCTGCCTGCGAAGCCAGCCTCAAGCGACTTGAGGTCGACTGCATTGATCTCTATTATCAGCACAGGATTGATACTAGCGTGCCAATCGAAATCAcg ATGGGGGAACTAAAGAAGCTAGTGGAAGAAGGTAAAATTAAATACGTTGGATTATCAGAGGCATCAGCATCCACCATTAGAAGAGCTCACGCCGTGCATCCAATTACTGCGGTACAACTGGAATGGTCCTTGCAGTCAAGAGATGTAGAAGAAGAAATTATTCCCACTTGCAG AGAACTTGGGATAGGGATTGTTGCATATAGTCCTCTAGGACGTGGTTTTTTCTCACATGGTCCAAATATGTTGGAGAAGTTGGAAGAAAGTGACGCCCGTAAG TACTTGCCAAGGTTGCAACCTGAAAATCTCGAACACAACAAGATCATGTATGAGAGGATTAATGAGCTAGCGACAAAGAAAGGTTGCACAACCTCTCAGCTAGCATTGGCATGGGTTCTCCACCAAGGAAATGATGTTGTGCCCATTCCAGGTACCACCAAGATTCAAAATTTTGAACACAACATTGGAGCTTTATCTGTTAAGCTAACACCAGAAGATATGGCTGAACTTGAGTCTATTGCATCACCTGATTCAATCAAGGGGGATCGATATGGTGCTGGTTTTAAAACATATAAGGACTCAGAGACTCTTCTATTATCGGCCTGGAAAGCTTAA